Proteins encoded together in one Prunus dulcis chromosome 3, ALMONDv2, whole genome shotgun sequence window:
- the LOC117620999 gene encoding putative leucine-rich repeat receptor-like protein kinase At2g19210 has translation MKPFLFPLLGGFAFMLLLVHAQDDQTGFISIDCGLAENTSYTEKMTGINYISDETFISTGENNVVLQEYRNKYQEPYMSLRSFPGGIRNCYKINVTNGTRYLIRSSFKYGNYDRQNILPEFDLQLGTNVWDLVKLEDASTITNKELIHVPLRDYIHVCLVNTGLGIPFISALELRPLPNTSYQTQTGSLALQWRLDTGQIAANLTEYRYPGDVHDRFWYGYYDDNWKRVITSSTIDSDVHDSFQPPSVVMSTAATPKDGTDALYISWMDFDNSAEYFVYMHFAEFEKLQPNQSRQFNITMNGESLHEKVVPYYLSSSTIYSTRALSTGGKYNISIFKAKNSTLPPILNAIEVYTVKEFLESRTNQADVDAITSIKSTYKIKKNWQGDPCSPLVNSWEGINCSNEHSRIVSLNLSSSGLTGEIAPYISNLTMIHILDLSNNNLTGSIPEFLSRLRKLMVLNLEKNKLTGLVPVGLIQKRKDGLLSLRLCENPNLSGQVLCKKKKQSISILLAVSIPGIFILLLTVSAVSWVGFKRKKRHAHCDDPFGVEVMQNSNQNSLLESEGQRFTYPEIVEITSNFKSIIGRGGFGEVYFGTLQNQTQVAVKLLISSSTQGSKEFENEVKLLMRAHHRNLVSLVGYCDEGETMALVYNFVANGNLQQRLSAGKSNVLTWKERLQIAVDAARGLDYLHNGCKPSIVHRDLKTSNILLCENLHAMIADFGLSKVFATESATHVSTDPKGTFGYLDPQ, from the exons ATGAAGCCATTCCTCTTTCCACTGCTCGGTGGCTTTGCTTTTATGCTCCTCCTAGTTCATGCCCAGGATGATCAAACAG GCTTTATTAGCATAGACTGTGGCCTTGCAGAAAATACCAGCTATACAGAAAAGATGACAGGAATTAACTACATTTCAGACGAAACCTTCATAAGCACTGGTGAAAATAACGTCGTATTGCAAGAGTACAGAAATAAGTATCAAGAGCCCTACATGTCTCTTAGGAGTTTCCCTGGAGGGATCAGGAACTgctacaaaatcaatgtcACAAATGGCACCAGATATTTGATCAGATCAAGTTTCAAATATGGGAACTATGATAGGCAGAATATATTGCCAGAATTCGACTTGCAACTTGGAACTAATGTTTGGGATTTGGTGAAGTTGGAGGATGCATCAACCATTACAAACAAGGAGCTCATACATGTTCCTCTAAGAGACTATATACATGTTTGTCTAGTGAACACCGGCTTGGGGATTCCGTTTATATCGGCACTAGAACTGAGGCCTTTACCTAATACATCTTATCAAACACAAACCGGGTCGTTGGCACTTCAATGGCGGCTTGACACCGGTCAAATAGCAGCTAATTTGACAGAATACAG GTATCCAGGTGATGTTCATGATCGCTTCTGGTATGGCTACTATGACGACAATTGGAAACGAGTAATTACCTCGTCCACGATCGACTCGGATGTTCACGATAGTTTCCAGCCCCCATCTGTTGTCATGAGCACAGCTGCCACACCAAAGGATGGAACTGATGCCTTGTACATTTCCTGGATGGATTTTGATAACAGTGCAGAATATTTTGTTTACATGCACTTTGCAGAATTTGAAAAGCTCCAACCCAACCAGTCTAGGCAGTTCAACATTACTATGAATGGAGAGTCCCTTCATGAGAAAGTTGTTCCTTATTACTTGTCCTCCTCCACTATTTACAGCACTAGAGCTTTGAGTACTGGaggaaaatataatatttcaatcTTTAAGGCTAAGAACTCTACCCTTCCACCAATCCTTAATGCCATCGAGGTGTACACCGTAAAAGAATTCTTAGAATCAAGAACAAACCAAGCAGATG TTGATGCAATCACAAGCATCAAGTCAACttacaaaattaagaagaacTGGCAAGGAGATCCATGCTCCCCTCTGGTTAACTCATGGGAAGGTATAAACTGTAGCAATGAGCACAGTAGAATAGTATCCTT GAACTTGTCCTCCAGCGGATTAACAGGGGAGATAGCTCCTTATATATCCAATCTCACCATGATACACATTTT AGATTTATCAAACAACAACTTAACTGGATCAATCCCAGAATTTTTATCTCGACTGCGAAAGTTAATGGTCCT AAACTTGGAGAAAAACAAACTCACAGGTTTAGTTCCCGTAGGACTCATTCAGAAGAGGAAGGATGGTTTGCTATCCCTACG tttgTGTGAAAATCCAAATCTATCCGGACAAGTTTTgtgcaaaaagaagaagcagagtATCAGTATTCTCTTGGCAGTGTCAATCCCTGGAATTTTCATCCTCTTATTAACTGTATCAGCTGTTTCATGGGTGGgctttaaaaggaaaaaacgaCATGCCCATTGTGATGATCCTTTTGGTGTAGAGGTGATGCAGAATTCCAACCAAAACAGTTTATTGGAGTCAGAGGGCCAACGCTTTACATACCCAGAGATTGTGGAGATTACCAGTAATTTTAAATCAATAATTGGAAGAGGCGGATTCGGAGAAGTCTACTTTGGCACTCTGCAAAATCAGACTCAAGTTGCTgtcaagttactgatttcatCGTCAACACAGGGCtcaaaagaatttgaaaatgag GTTAAACTGTTGATGAGAGCTCATCATAGAAACTTGGTTTCTCTGGTTGGGTACTGTGATGAAGGGGAGACTATGGcactagtttataatttcgtTGCTAATGGAAATTTGCAACAGCGTTTATCAGCTGGTAAATCGA ACGTTTTGACTTGGAAGGAGAGACTTCAAATTGCAGTTGATGCAGCACGAG GACTGGATTATCTACACAATGGCTGCAAGCCATCAATAGTACATAGAGATCTaaagacttcaaatatcttgCTATGTGAAAATCTTCACGCCATGATAGCCGATTTCGGTCTTTCTAAAGTTTTTGCAACTGAAAGTGCCACTCATGTATCAACTGACCCTAAAGGAACATTTGGGTACCTTGATCCTCAGTAA